The genomic window CCATATCCCCTGCCGCCACATTCACCCCACCACGAAACGTCGTGGCGTAGGCGAAGAATCCTGCTAATGAAACACCTGACTGGTCAAATATCCGCACATGCGGTGCGCTGCCTGGCCCAGTCCCAGTAATAATTTCTTCTGCATAATTTCCCAGGACATCTCCAGCCGCCACATTCACCCCACCACGAAACGTCGTGGCGTAGGCGAAGAAACTGTAGAGTGAATTCCCGCGTGCATCAAAAACCCTGACATGAGGAGCGCCACCAGCGCCTGCGCCAGTAATAATTTCATCAACGCCATCACCATTGACATCTCCAGCCGCCACATTCACCCCACCCCGAAACGTCGTGGCGTAGGCGAAGAAACTGTAGAGTGAATTCCCGCGTGCATCAAAA from Candidatus Kerfeldbacteria bacterium includes these protein-coding regions:
- a CDS encoding FG-GAP repeat protein; protein product: FDARGNSLYSFFAYATTFRGGVNVAAGDVNGDGVDEIITGAGAGGAPHVRVFDARGNSLYSFFAYATTFRGGVNVAAGDVLGNYAEEIITGTGPGSAPHVRIFDQSGVSLAGFFAYATTFRGGVNVAAGDMDSDGINEIVTAPAGSGGPHVRVFSGTGIAESQLFAFPTSYRGSVSVAAQ